The Corynebacterium atypicum genome contains the following window.
AATTTTCGCTGCAAAAGACCTGGTTTGAAGCTTAGCCACCCTTAGGTTCCATAACGTAAGCTGAATTTCCACTTAAGGCTCAGTCCGGCCGGATTATGTGCCAGAGGGGATGCATACCCTATTTTTGCATCGTCTGCGTAACCATATACGTCAAGCTAGAAGCTCGTTCAGCAAACATAGAATTCCCTTACATACCATTAGTTACACACGCCCCACAGCTCGCACGTCAACCTCAACCAGGGGTAGACTTTCGGCTAGCCTGCGGATCCCCTCGCGCAGCGAGCGGATCAGCCCCAGACGGGGCGCCTTTTTACCCCCCGGTCTTGCACCCCCAGGCACGGCCCTCTATGATTCATGAGCCATGAGTAACAATACCTTCCAGTGGTGGTGGCCCGCTCCAGCGGCGAGCCACTGATTGTTGCTACCTTCTTAAACACCCAAGGCTCGCATCGCTTGGACATCAAGCGGCGGGCCTTTTGCTATACCCGGGCCCGGCGCACCGAAAATTTGACCCACCTTCTGCCCCCAGCACATCTCACTAAGACAGAAAGGCCCGCCGGTGAGCCCTATCGAGCAGATCATCGCCTACCACCCGGACGCCTCCGAGCTGTTCAAGCACCTCGGCGGCACGGACGCGGACTTTACCGTTTTTCTCGAGTCCGCCGACGTGAGCACACAGTCCGGCATCAACTCGATAGGCGTGCTCAAGGCCGCCGCGGTGGTCACGTGCACCGGCCAGACAGTCCAGGCTACAGCGCTTTCGCCAGCAGGCGAAGAGCTAGTGGGCCTCGTCGAGAAGGCGAAAGAACAACAGCGCGCGCACGCGGCGCACTATGCACCCGGGGGGAAGTGCGCGGCGGGGGAGACTGCCGACGAGCGCGCGCGGCTTCAGGCCACCAGCAACGCCGAGGCATTGAAGGCGATCCACCGCAGCGGGCATATGCTGCTCGGCGGCTTCGCCTTCGACTACCTGGCCACCTTCGAGGAGCTGCCCGAGGTCGCCCAGGGCCCGAACACCTACCCGGACTACCAGTTCATCATTCCGGAGCTGATGCTCACGCTCAACCACCGGGATCGAACCGCGAGCCTCAAGGTCTTTCCTACGAGCACCGAGCACGCCCGAGAGCTTTCCGACGCGCTGTGCGCGCTTGCCAAGCGGGCCCGCGAACTGGATCGCCGCCCACCGCGTGAGACGCCAGAAGACGCGCACCTTAGCAGTAAGGGCGCGGCGGGGGAGCGCACAGCAAGCGGTGCGCTTAATGTCACTGTGTCGCTTGACGACGCCGCGTTCTGCGCCGGGGTCACCCAATTCCAGCGCGACATCGCCGCGGGCGACGTCTACCAGATCGTCCCCTCGCGCGCCTTCCACGCGCCGTGCCCGGACGCGTTCGCCGCCTACCAAGTACTGCGCGTGACCAACCCGAGCCCCTACATGTTCTATCTGCGTGGCAGGGACGCCGCCGGGACACCCTTCGAGCTTTTCGGGGCGTCGCCGGAATCAAACCTCAAGTACACCCACGTGGATCGCAGGGTGCGTCTTTATCCCATCGCGGGCACCCGCCCGCGCGGAGCCTCGCCTGAGATGGATGTCCGCAACGAGCTCACCTTGCGCACTGACGCTAAGGAACTCGCCGAACACACGATGCTGGTCGACTTGGCCCGCAACGACGTCGCCCGAGTGAGCTCGCCCGGTACCCGCACCGTCGACCAGCTGATGTCCGTCGAGCGCTACTCGGCGGTCATGCACCTCGTGAGCGAGGTCAGCGGCCAGCTCGCCAGTGGCTTGGACGCACTCGACGCATTCCGGGCCTGCATGACGATGGGAACGCTCACCGGTGCGCCGAAGTTGCGGGCCGCGGAGCTTATCCGCTCATTTGAGGGGATGCGCCGCGGCAGCTTCGGCGGGGCCATCGGCTACCTCAAGCCAGACGGCGACATGGACACCTGCGTAGTCATCCGCTCAGCGTTCGTGCAAGGCGGACGCGCCATCGTGCAGGCAGGCGCGGGCGTCGTCCGCGACTCGGTACCACAATCCGAGGCGGACGAGACCCTGCACAAGGCTTTTGCGGTGCTGCACGCGCTCGCCCTTTCCCAAGGCAAGACGATGGAGGTAACGCGATGAGCGGATATTCTTTTGGCACACTTTCCGGGGGCTGCATGCACAACGCTGACGGCGAGGCGCCCCTCACCCGGACGGTAGCGATCGTGGACAATCGGGATTCCTTCGTGTACAACCTGGTCGACGCCATCGCGGTTCAAGGACATTTCACCCACGTACTGCGCAACAGCGTGTCGCCGGCCCAGGTGCGGGGCCTTCGCCCCGACGTGATCGTGCTCTCTCCGGGGCCAGGGCACCCGCACACGGCCGGCAACCTGATGGGTATCTACCAGATGGCACGGGCCTGCGAGATCCCGGTGCTCGGCATCTGCCTTGGATTTCAGGCAATCCTGTCCGCCCACGGCGCCGAGGTGCGCCCCTGCGGACCCGTCCATGGCATCACCGACTCGCTCTCCCTGACCTCGGCCGGGCGCCGGTCGCCGCTTTTTGCTGGGCTAGCGGACCCCGCCACCAAACGCGCGGTACCGATCGCACGCTACCACTCACTTGGATGTACCGAGCTCCCGCCGGGGCTGACCGCACTCGGGTTTAGCGCGTCCCAGGCAGGCCCTGTGGTCATGGCTGCCGTCGACGACGAGGCCGCCCCTACGGAGATTGGGTTGCAGTTTCATCCAGAGTCGCTGCTCACCCCCGACGGCCCGGTCCTGTTGCACCGCTGCCTCGAGGCTCTCGGCCGCCACACGAAGGAGCGTGGGAGGAACGGCGCCAGGAGAGACGAAGCCGGCGGAGGGGGTGAGCAATGTTTCACGTGAAACATCGACTCTCAAGCGGGCCACGCAGCCCTGGCTCGCAGTGATTGGAGACCCGAGGCCCGCGCCCGACATCCAGCGTCCGGCGCCACCACCCAGCAAACCGCACACCGAAGTTAAGTAAACGTTGAAAGGGACGACAGTGACTAGCCAAGACTCGCTCAACCGGCTTATCGCCTATCTGGATAATCCCGAGCCAACCGTAGAGGAAGCCCGCGCCGTCTTTACGCCTCTGACGGTGGGCGATTACGACGACATCCACATCGCCGCACTACTCACCATGATCCGCACCCGTGGCGAGACCTACGCGGACCTCCTCGGCGCCGCACACGCCTTTATCGAGGCCGGCAGGCCGTTCCCCATTACCGGTGCCGGGCTCTTAGACACGGCCGGAACCGGGGGCGACGGAAAGAACACGATCAATATCACCACCGGCGCCTCGCTTGTCGCGGCGGCCGGGGGAGTGAAGATGGTCAAGGTGGGCAACCGTTCCGTAAGCTCCAAGTCTGGGTCGGCCGACGTACTCGAGGCCATGAACATCCCGCTCGACCTCGACCCGGATCGGGCCGTGCGGCAGTTCGAAGCCTCGAACTTCACCTTCCTCTTCGCGCCCGCCTACAACCCAGCCGTCTCCCACGTGCAACCCGTGCGCCGGGCGTTGAAGGTGCCCACCCTCTTCAACACCTTGGGGCCGGTGCTCTCGCCGGCCCGCCCGGAGTTCCAGATCATGGGTGTGGCCAACCCTAAAGTCGGACGGATGATCGCCGAGGTATTCCGGGACCTGGGTCGAGGGAAAGCCATGGTCGTCCACGGGGCGGGAACCGACGAAGTCGCCGTCTGGGGGCCCACCCAGGTGTGGGAGCTCACGCGCGACGGCCAAATCGAGGAATACCAGATCACCCCGGAAGGCCTCGGCTTAGAGACGTACGCGATCGAGGACGTGGTGGGCGGCGACGGCCAAGAGAACGCCAAGCATCTCTACGCCACCTTTGAAGGCACCGGCGAGCCCGCCCACCGCGCGGCCATCGCTGCCTCTGCAGGCGCCATGTTTTATGTCACCGAGAACGCAGCCAGCCTGAAGGAGGGAACCGAGCGCGCGCTCGAGCTTTTGGACTCCGGCGCCGTCGCCCGCTGGTTGCACAAGCACGAGGAGGCTGACTATGCCAACTAACGCGCAAGGCACCACGCCGCACGCCGCCCATGCGACGCCGACGGTGCTCCAGGGGATCGTCGATAAGCGCCGCACCCACCTGCCGGAGATCCACGCCCGCATCGCGCACGTCGACCCGAACGCCCTCGAACCCTCGACGCGCTCGCTCTACCACGCGCTAGGCGGAGGTCACCCGGCGGGGCAGCGGACCCGGTTCATCATGGAATGCAAGTCCTCATCCCCGAGCCTCGGCCTCATCCGCGAGCACTACCAGCCCGCCGATATCGCTCGCGTGTACTCGCGATACGCCAGCGCCATTTCGGTGCTGTGCGAACCCGAGCGCTTCGGCGGCGACTATGATCACTTGGCTGCCGTGGCCCAGTCCACGCACCTTCCGGTGGTGTGCAAGGACTTCATCATCAGCCCCGTCCAGGTCCACGCGGCGCGCTACTTCGGGGCGGACGCCATCCTTTTGATGCTCTCCGTGCTTGACGACGCCGCGTACGCTGCGCTCGCAGCCGAAGCCGAACGCCTCGGCCTCGACGTAATCACCGAGGTGATCGATGAGCACGAAGTCGCCCGGGCTACCCGGCTCGGCGCCCGCATCTTTGGCATCAACCACCGCGACCTCAACGATCTTTCGATTGACCTCGGCCGCTCCGCGCGCCTCACTCCGCTGGTCTCAGAGGGCGCCGTGGTCCTCGCTGAGTCGGGCGTGCGGGACGCCAGGGTAGTCCGGTCGCTTTCCGGCTTCGTTCACGCCTTTCTGGTTGGCTCGCAGCTGACCGGCCGCCCGGATGTGGACGAAGCGGCCCGAGAGCTGGTGTTCGGCAGGGCCAAGGTTTGCGGGTTGCGCACTACATCCGCCGCGCAGGTGGCGCGAGCCTGCGGGGCGACCTGGGGCGGGCTAATCTTCGAGCCGGCCTCCCCTCGCAATGTTTCACGTGAAACGGCGCGAGAAATCGCGGCCGCGGAGCCGGCCCTACGCTATGTGGGAGTCACACGTGCTACCGACGGATTTGCGGATTTTCTCGCGGGCGTTCCCTTGACCGCAATCCAACTGCACGCCCCGTACCAGGGCTCGGCCGCGGCCGAAGAGCAGCTGATCTGCAGGGCCCGCCGGTTCGCAGAGGAGGAGGACATCCAGGAGGTCTGGCGGGCGGTATCCATGAACGCGCCAGAAGCCAAGGCGCACCTCGACGCCCTCGGATTCTCCGGCTCCGCCGCGGCGGGCGTAAAGATTCCTCAGCCCGGGCAGCCAGTCGACCGCATCGTTCTCGACTCTGGCTCCGGAGGCACCGGCACCGCGTTCGACTGGGGCCGGGTTGCCGAGCTCGTGGCCGAAGCCATGCGTCCCCTCTGCTTCATTGCCGGCGGGCTCAACCTGGAAAACCTCGCCGCGGCGCTCGATCTCCGGTGTGGGGGAGTAGACCTCAACAGCGGATTCGAGTACCCGGCCGGCACCGGAAACTGGGCCGGGCACAAAGACGCCGCAGCGCTCGCCCGCGCCTTCGAGATCCTCCGCCACCACCACTACCCGAGGGGTGAGCAACCGCCCCGGGCCCTCTCACGCAAGAACAGCCAACACGCCACTTCTTAACCCTAATGAAAGGTCAAACCATGTCTCATCAAATCGGCGGAAGCACGATCCTTCCCGCCTACTTTGGCCAGTTCGGCGGGCAGTTCGTAGCCGAATCGCTCATTCCCGCGCTCGACCAGCTGGAGCGCGCCTTTGTCGAAGCTCTCGAAAACGAGGCCTTTATGGACGAGTACCGCAGTCTCTTGCGCGAGTACCTCGGCCGGCCTACTCCGATCACCCGGTGCCGAAACCTTGCGGCCAACAGCCCCGCACAGATTTTTTTGAAGCGCGAAGACCTGGTTCACGGCGGGGCGCATAAGACCAACCAGGTGATCGGTCAGATTCTGCTCGCCAAGAAGATGGGCAAGACCCGCATCATCGCGGAGACCGGCGCCGGCCAGCACGGCACGGCCACCGCACTGGCCTGCGCGTTGCTGGGCATGGAGTGCGTGATTTACATGGGCGCCAAGGACGTCGAGCGCCAGCAGCCGAACGTCTACCGGATGCAGCTCCACGGCGCCCAGGTGGTGCCGGTAGACACCGGCTCCGGGACGCTGAAGGACGCGGTCAACGAGGCGCTGCGCGATTGGACCGCCTCGTTCCATGACACCCACTATCTGCTGGGCACCGCAGCCGGCCCGCACCCGTTCCCAACGATCGTGCGCGAGTTCCACCGCGTCATCTCGCAGGAAGCGAAGGCCCAGATGGTGGAGATGACGGGCAAGCTTCCCGACGTCGTCGTGGCCTGCGTAGGCGGCGGCTCGAACGCGATCGGCATGTTCGCGGACTTCATCGACGAACCCGACGTCGAGCTCGTGGGGACGGAGCCCGCGGGCGCAGGACTTGACTCGGGGAAACACGGGGCGACGATCAGCAACGGCCAGATCGGGGTGCTCCACGGTGCGCGCACCTTTGTGATGCGCTCGGCCGACGGGCAGATCGACGAGTCCTACTCCATCTCGGCCGGGCTCGACTACCCGGGCGTGGGCCCCCAGCACGCCTATCTCTCGGAGAGCGGCAGGGCTACCTACGTGGGGATCACCGACGCCGAGGCGTTGGAGGCCTTCCAGCTACTGTCGCTGCACGAGGGAATCATTCCGGCCTTGGAGTCCTCACACGCCCTGGCCTACGCGCTCAAGCGCGCGGCGACGGCAACTAAGCCGATCAACATCCTGGTCTCCCTTTCCGGCAGGGGTGACAAGGACGTCGACCACGTGCGCCACACGCTCGATGAGCGCCCCGAGCTCAAGCTCGAACGCACCGATTGTGCCGGCGCTCAGACGCTTCCGAACAAAGAACCCGCCGCTTTCCAGGACAAGAAGGAGAACTAGCAATGTCCGATCGCTATACCGACCTGTTCAACCGACTAGCCGACAAAGATGAGAGAGCATTCGTTCCCTTCGTCATGGCGGCCGACCCCAGCCCCGAAGACTCGCTCACGGTGATCAGGAAGCTTGTCGCTGTGGGCGCGGACGCCCTTGAACTTGGGGTGCCTTTCTCCGATCCCAGCGCGGACGGGCCCACCATCCAGGCTTCCCACACGCGCGCGCTCGCCGGGGGAGCGACGGTGGAGCGCGTGCTGGACATTATTCGTACCATCCGCGGGGAATATCCGGAGCTGCCCATCGGCATGCTCGTCTACGGCAACGTCCCGGTTACCCGTGGGCTGGAAAACTTTTACCATGAGTTCCATGCGGCGGGCGCGGATTCCATCTTGCTTCCTGACGTCCCGTTGCGCGAGTCCGAGCCTTTTGTCGCGGCGGCGCGCGCCGAGGGCATCGACACGGTATTCATCGCACCGGCCCATGCGGGGCGGGAGACTCTCGCCGACGTAGCCACGCAGGCGACCGGCTACGTCTACGCTATTTCACGCGACGGCGTCACGGGCACCGAGCGCGCAGCGACGAGCGACGGGTTGGGCAACGTCATCGGCCAGCTGGCGCAGCTGGGCGCGCCGCCGGTATTAGTAGGGTTTGGTATTTCGACTCCCGAGCACGTGCGGCAAGTATGCGCGGCCGGCGCGGCTGGCGCTATTACCGGTTCTGCGATCACCGACATCCTTTCGCGCCACTTGGTTGACGATGCCGAGAAGCCGGTCGGCGAGCACGGTATCCCCGCCAGAAAGATCGGCGATCGAGACGCTCTCGCTCAGCGGCTCCACAACTACGTCAAAGAAATGAAGGCGGCGACATCATCACAGTGACGTTACACCGCTCCGAGCTCTAAGTGTTTTTCATCGCTGACAATTACCGTTAAAGGCTTGACGGGGGCACACTGGAAGCATGAGCCACTCCTGTTCCCGCCGACTCTTCCTCGTTGGCACAGCCACCACCTTCGCCGGCATCTTGCTGAGCGCCTGCGGCAAGAGCGCCGAGGAGGTTCCCGCCGCCGACGTTCCAGTGGGAAGCGCCATTATTGTGGGGCGCTATATTATCGCCCAACCCACGGCGGGGGAGTACAAGGCTTACTCCACCCAATGTCCACATGCTAACCAGCAGATAGATCAAGTGCTCGGCGACAAGGTCAAGTGCCCCGGCCATGGCTCCGAATTCCGGCTAAGCGATGGAGCGGTGTTGAACGGGCCTGCCCGGGACCCCCTACGCGAGGCAGACGTGACCCCCTCCGGAGACACCCTCGTCGTCTCCTAAAAAGGATGTTTCACGTGAAACATCGACGATCCATCCCCCTAGGATGGATAGGGTGCGCCTCACCAACAAGATCAAGAAGCCCGATCCGCTCATCGTCCTGATCATCCTCGCCGTCGTCGTCGCGATTTTTCTGCCGGCACGCGGGGAATTTGCCCAAGGATTCGACGTAGCCACTAAGGTCGCCATCGCGCTGCTCTTCTTCCTCTACGGAGCTAGGTTGTCGCCGCGAGAAGCTTTGGACGGACTAAAGCACTGGAAGCTGCATCTAATCATCCTGTGCTTCACCTTCGTCGTATTTCCGTTGATCGGCATCGCGCTTCGGCCCCTGACGGCCTTCATCTCGCACGATCTCTACATGGGGATACTCTTCCTCACCCTGGTCCCGTCGACGGTCCAATCCTCGGTCGCGTTCACGTCCATCGCCAGGGGGAACGTGGCCGGTTCTATCGTCGCGGCCAGCGCCAGCAATCTCGCCGGAGTGGTCCTTACCCCACTACTCGTTCTACTCCTCATGACCGGCGGGAAAGGTGGCATCCACATCGATGCAGGAGTGTTCGGCGACATCGCCTTACAGCTCCTCGCCCCTTTCGTCTTAGGCCAGCTGACCCGCAGGTGGGCCAAAAATTTCGCGGCAAAACGGGCCACCAAGGTAGTCGACCGTGGCTCCATCGCGATGGTGGTCTATGCCGCGTTCTCCAAGGGAATGGTCGAGGACATCTGGAGTACCACGGGGGTAGGGGAACTCCTCTTCATCGTCGCCCTATCCGTCGCGCTCGTGGCCTTCATGCTCTGGCTTACCCGCTTCGTGCCACAGAAGCTCGGCTTTAACCGCGCGGACACCATCGCGATCGAATTCTGCGGCACGAAGAAGTCGCTGGCCTCGGGCCTGCCCATGGCGTCAGTAATCTTTAGCGGCGCCGGCCTGGGCCTCCTCATCCTGCCGCTGATGATCTTCCACCAGGTTCAGCTCATGATGTGCTCCTGGCTCGCGGCCAAGTACGCCCGAGCTGCAGACGCGGAGGAGTGACAAGCCAATAGCTAGCCGCTTATGCCGATCACCTAGATGTTCATATCGGCGTTCCAGATTCACACCCTTCGCTTCACTAGCCCGGCCAAGTAAACTCTGTGCACATGAGGACGCTATACACCCGCACCGATTTGACCGTGCCGGGGGCCGGGACACTTACTCACTTGGCGCAGTTGGAAGAGATTAACCAGACCCAGGCGCGAATGGTCCGCCTCATTCAGGTCGAGGCGGGCACCCCAACGGGAACGTGGGAAAACGGCACTTCGCGCGGCGTAGTTACGGTGCCGCAAACGGAGGTCCCGCACCCGGATACCTATGGTGAGTTCGAGGGGCTCGACGCCCAGGCGCTGACCGCCGAGCAGTTCGAAGCCGCCTGGAGCCGGGTACAAAGTCACCTCGGCTAGCCGAGCTAGCCGAAGACCAGGTTGACCAGCACCATGTAGACGGCGGTGCCGCCGAGGATCGACAGGCCAGAGTTCCTCCGCCAGGCGTGCAGAGCCACGGTCGCCGCCAGGGCGATAAGGCTAGCTAAGAGCCCGCCCGGGGCCGTCGTTTGCCCAACAACCGTGTAGACCACGAGGACCACCATGACGCCGACGGGCATCGTCGTCGCCAGAGTGCCCACGAAAAAGTTGTTCCGCAGCCGTCGTTTAGCCGAGTAGGGCGCCTGACGCAGCGCCACCGTGATCACGGCAACGGGGATCAGAACGGCCAACACCGCACCGATGCCGATAGATTCCGGCAGTCCCACCGCCATCACCGCCTACCGCGCCGTAGCGTGAGCGCCTGGTCGATTCGCGGGGCACGGTAGCGCACGACCAGGAGCAGGAAGTATACGACCAGGGCCGCGACCAACATCCGCTCAGGGATTGTGAGCGCCCCGACCACGCTCAAGAGAAGCGCAGCAAGCGGCAGTGAGAAGTCTTTATTGTTCTGGAACGCCTCCCACGCCAGCACCACAAAAAGCGCCGTCAGCGCGAATTCCATGCCCTGAATACCAGCGGGTAAGGCCTCCCCAAAGAACGCTCCGACGATCCCAGATACCACCCACAGGGCCTGGCTGAAGGATTGGATCGTGAGTATCCGCGTCCCGGAAATCGTTCCAGGCGGACGGGCGGAGACGATCGCGTAGCTTTCATCAGTCAGCGCATACGTGGAGTAGGCCCGCCCAAGGGCCGAGGAGATGCGTTCCCGCGGAAACGTCAGGCCATAAAACACGTGCCGGAAATTCACCATGAAGCCCGTGATCGCGGCGGAGATCGGACCCACGCCCGAGCCAACGAGGCTCAGGGCCAGAAACTCCATGGATCCGGCGTAGATGACGATGGAGAAGATCGGAGCCCACCACCAGGAATAGCCCGTCTGCACCACGAGCAACCCGAAGGCCAGGCCCAGGGGGATCAGCCCAATCCCGATCGGCCAGGTCTCCTGGATCCCACCTCGGATCTCGGCCTTGGTTTCACGTGAAACGCCCACCGGCACCACCCATCTCTAGCATCCCGTCCGCACCTAGCCTGCGGCTCGAGCGCCGGGGCGGCCCGGTCCGCAACTAGAACACTTAGTTCGCGCTAGTATACAGCTCGGTCTAAGAGGGGCAAGGGCCGGCTAGTTGTCCACGACGTCCTTGGGAAAGGTGGAAAATAGCGGCAGCGGCATCGACTGGCGCCGCATGACGTCGCTCCACAGGTCGGCCGGCCCGGGGGCGATGACGTCGCTCGGCAACGCCGGGGTGATAAACCAGTCGCCGCGATCCACCTCGTCTTCAAGCTGGCCCGGCGCCCACTCGGCGAAGCCGGCGAAGAGCCGCGCGCCGTCGAGGTCATCGATAAACTCCTCTGGACCCCCGCGCAGATCCAGGTGCACCAGCCGGTTGGCCAGGCGGGTCAGGCGCGGCCGCGAGGCAATATCAACGCCGTTTTTGGTCAGCCCCAGGCCCACGACCGACTGCGGTTCGACAGGGCCGCCAATGTAGAGCGCCGGGGGAGAGGAAACCTGGTCGGCCCACTCGGGCAGGACGTTGGCCACGGCGACGTCGCTGCGCCGGGTGAGGTCGACGCCGAACGTAAAGTAACTGTTGTATTGCACGATCAGCACCACAGAGCGCGCGAACTGCACCGAGGGCAGCCCCGGTGCCGCAACCGCGAGCATGCCGGCCGCTGGATCGGTGCGCTCCAACGCCGTGAACAAGCGATCTCCAAAGAACTCCTCGGGCACTACTCCTGCTCCTCCCACCAGGCCTTGAGGCGCGCGACGGCCTCGTCGCGGTCGAGCGGGCCCTCCTCGAGGCGTAGGTCCTTCATAAAGGCCCACGCGCGGCCCACCTGCGGGCCTGGTTTCAGCCCCAAGATCTGCATGATCTCGTTGCCGTCGAGGTCCGGGCGCACCCGCGCGAGGTCCTCGCGCCGCTGGATCTCTTCGATCCGCTCCTCTAGCCGATCATAGCCAGCCCGCAGCCGGGCAGCCTTGCGCTTGTTGCGGGTGGTGCAGTCCGCACGCACGAGCTTGTGCAGCCGGGGCAGGAGCTCGCCGGCGTCGGTGACGTAGCGACGCACAGCCGAGTCGGTCCACTGACCGTCAGAAAATCCGTAGAACCGCATGTGGAGAAAGATCAGCTGCGAGACGTCCGCGATGAACTGCTTCGGGTACTTCAGCTTGCGCATGCGCTTGCGCGCGAGCTTCGCGCCCACCACCTCGTGCTGATGGAAGCTGACCCCGCCGCCGGGCTTGGCCGCCCTGGTGGCCGGCTTGCCGCAATCGTGCAGCAGCGCCGCCCAGCGCAAAACCAGGTCTGCCTCCGGCGTTTCTTCCTGCTCCATGGCCTGGCGCAACACCGTCATCGAGTGCTGGTAGACATCCTTGTGCTGCAGGTGTTCATCCGGGGTGAGGTGCAGCCCGGATACCTCGGGTACCACCCGGTCGCACACCCCGGTTGCCACCAAAAGCTCCCAGCCGCTCCACGGCGCGGCGGAAGCCATCATCTTGTCCAGCTCGGCGCGGACTCGCTCCACGGTGATGCGGTCGATATGCGCCGCCATCTCAGTCATCGCGGCGCGCACCCGCGGGGCCACCTCAAAGCCGAGCTGGGCCTTAAACCTAGCCGCCCGCAGCATCCGCAGCGGGTCATCACCAAAGGACTGCTCCGGCGCGGCCGGGGTGTCGATCACCCCGCGAATGAGATCGCTTAAGCCCCCCAGCGGGTCGTGGAAACGCAACCCCAGCTGGGCTTGGTCACCCGAGCCGTCCGCGTCCACCACAAGTTCTACCGCCATGGCGTTGACCCGGAAGTCGCGGCGCACCAGATCACCCTCGAGGGTATCGCCAAAGCGCACCTCGGGGTTGCGCGTCACGCCGTCGTAGGTGTCTGACCGAAAGGTGGTGATCTCCACCTGCTGGC
Protein-coding sequences here:
- a CDS encoding AzlD domain-containing protein, with product MAVGLPESIGIGAVLAVLIPVAVITVALRQAPYSAKRRLRNNFFVGTLATTMPVGVMVVLVVYTVVGQTTAPGGLLASLIALAATVALHAWRRNSGLSILGGTAVYMVLVNLVFG
- a CDS encoding CCA tRNA nucleotidyltransferase; translated protein: MTSKDLPALSARSAEQLARAEATILGHREVLLPLVQAFADRGERLYLVGGPVRDALMGRLGHDLDFTTSARPEVTLDLIGPMASATWETGIEFGTVAAQVRGQQVEITTFRSDTYDGVTRNPEVRFGDTLEGDLVRRDFRVNAMAVELVVDADGSGDQAQLGLRFHDPLGGLSDLIRGVIDTPAAPEQSFGDDPLRMLRAARFKAQLGFEVAPRVRAAMTEMAAHIDRITVERVRAELDKMMASAAPWSGWELLVATGVCDRVVPEVSGLHLTPDEHLQHKDVYQHSMTVLRQAMEQEETPEADLVLRWAALLHDCGKPATRAAKPGGGVSFHQHEVVGAKLARKRMRKLKYPKQFIADVSQLIFLHMRFYGFSDGQWTDSAVRRYVTDAGELLPRLHKLVRADCTTRNKRKAARLRAGYDRLEERIEEIQRREDLARVRPDLDGNEIMQILGLKPGPQVGRAWAFMKDLRLEEGPLDRDEAVARLKAWWEEQE
- a CDS encoding AzlC family ABC transporter permease — encoded protein: MGVSRETKAEIRGGIQETWPIGIGLIPLGLAFGLLVVQTGYSWWWAPIFSIVIYAGSMEFLALSLVGSGVGPISAAITGFMVNFRHVFYGLTFPRERISSALGRAYSTYALTDESYAIVSARPPGTISGTRILTIQSFSQALWVVSGIVGAFFGEALPAGIQGMEFALTALFVVLAWEAFQNNKDFSLPLAALLLSVVGALTIPERMLVAALVVYFLLLVVRYRAPRIDQALTLRRGRR
- a CDS encoding YqgE/AlgH family protein is translated as MPEEFFGDRLFTALERTDPAAGMLAVAAPGLPSVQFARSVVLIVQYNSYFTFGVDLTRRSDVAVANVLPEWADQVSSPPALYIGGPVEPQSVVGLGLTKNGVDIASRPRLTRLANRLVHLDLRGGPEEFIDDLDGARLFAGFAEWAPGQLEDEVDRGDWFITPALPSDVIAPGPADLWSDVMRRQSMPLPLFSTFPKDVVDN